From the genome of Candidatus Electrothrix communis, one region includes:
- a CDS encoding AAA-like domain-containing protein, giving the protein MQKRTTAPIKFFNTAGPVNLEDHYALPPLSRLDADELLLLIQQKKYFVLHAPRQTGKTSLLLTLMEHLNSRDEYICLYANIETAQTARNNVDQGLFEVAGAIAASASVYLKDKRLHQWIREEKEQRGGHGILEALLARWSRESAKPVVLLLDEVDALVGDTLISLLRQLRKGYNQRPATFPQTVVLCGVRDVKDYRIQQADGEVITGGSAFNIKAESLRMGNFSQEEITLLYQQHSQETGQGFAPEIFAEVWQDTQGQPWLVNALAYEMAWKDKTARDRTADITLQQYQAARERLIQSRATHLDQLADKLQEARVRRTISLLLSGEETGFQVPTDDLQYLEDLGLIQRKPQVRIANRIYQEIIPRELTASTQDTIVEQQEWYVDPDHRLNMNKLMAAFQQFFREHSASWIERFDYKEAGPQLLMQAFLQRIINSGGRINREYGLGRKRTDLAIEWPLDREQGYYGEVQRIVIELKILRGSLDRLVEQGGQQAVEYADAFAADEVHLVLFDRDPKTAWETKIWHRSERCGSRRIEIWGC; this is encoded by the coding sequence TTGCAAAAAAGAACCACAGCCCCTATAAAATTCTTCAACACCGCAGGCCCGGTCAACCTGGAGGATCATTACGCCTTGCCGCCGCTCTCCCGGCTGGATGCGGATGAACTCCTCCTCCTGATCCAACAGAAGAAATACTTTGTCCTCCACGCCCCCCGCCAGACCGGCAAGACCTCCCTCCTGCTGACCCTGATGGAGCACCTGAACAGCAGAGACGAGTATATCTGCCTGTATGCCAATATTGAAACAGCCCAGACTGCGCGGAATAATGTTGACCAGGGCCTCTTTGAGGTAGCCGGTGCCATTGCCGCATCCGCCTCTGTATACCTGAAGGATAAACGCCTACATCAATGGATCAGAGAAGAAAAGGAACAACGTGGGGGCCACGGTATTCTGGAAGCTCTTCTGGCCCGTTGGTCCAGAGAAAGTGCAAAGCCTGTTGTCCTGCTTCTGGATGAGGTGGACGCCCTGGTCGGTGATACCCTGATCTCCCTGCTCCGCCAGCTCCGCAAAGGCTATAATCAGCGACCGGCAACCTTTCCCCAGACGGTGGTCCTCTGCGGTGTGCGGGATGTCAAAGATTACCGTATCCAACAGGCGGATGGAGAGGTGATCACTGGCGGGTCCGCCTTTAACATCAAAGCGGAATCCCTGCGCATGGGTAACTTTAGTCAGGAAGAAATCACCCTGCTCTATCAACAGCATAGCCAGGAAACCGGTCAGGGGTTCGCCCCGGAGATCTTTGCCGAAGTCTGGCAGGACACCCAAGGGCAGCCCTGGCTGGTCAATGCCTTGGCCTACGAGATGGCCTGGAAGGACAAAACCGCCCGTGATCGTACTGCGGATATCACCTTGCAGCAGTATCAGGCTGCGCGGGAACGCCTGATCCAATCCCGCGCAACCCATCTTGATCAGCTGGCTGACAAGTTGCAGGAAGCACGGGTGCGGCGAACGATCTCTCTGCTCCTTTCCGGTGAGGAGACCGGGTTTCAGGTGCCGACAGATGATCTTCAGTATCTGGAGGATCTCGGCCTGATTCAGCGAAAGCCGCAGGTGCGGATTGCCAATCGCATCTACCAAGAGATCATCCCCAGGGAACTGACCGCTTCGACCCAGGACACCATTGTCGAGCAGCAGGAATGGTATGTTGATCCAGATCACCGGCTGAACATGAACAAGCTGATGGCCGCTTTTCAGCAGTTCTTCCGGGAGCATTCAGCATCCTGGATCGAACGCTTCGACTATAAGGAGGCCGGGCCGCAGCTCTTGATGCAGGCCTTTCTCCAGCGGATCATCAACAGCGGCGGCAGGATCAACCGGGAATACGGGCTGGGGCGTAAACGCACCGATCTGGCCATTGAATGGCCGCTGGATAGGGAACAGGGATATTACGGGGAGGTGCAACGGATTGTTATTGAACTAAAGATCCTGCGGGGCAGTCTGGATAGGCTTGTTGAACAGGGCGGGCAACAGGCTGTTGAGTACGCAGATGCCTTTGCTGCCGACGAGGTGCATCTTGTGCTGTTTGACCGGGACCCGAAGACGGCATGGGAGACGAAAATCTGGCATCGAAGCGAGAGATGCGGCAGTCGCCGGATTGAAATATGGGGATGCTGA